In the Arthrobacter sp. CDRTa11 genome, TCCTGCCGCCATCCGGCGGGAAGGTGACGTTGACCGACACCGGCAGGGTCATCGACTCGCCGCCGAAAGAGATTGCCTGCGTGTTCCAGGACTACAGCCGTTCGCTGATGCCCTGGTACAAGGTCAGTCGCAACGTCGCCTTGCCGCTCGCCAACACCATCAAGGACCGGGACGAGCGCCGGCAGGCTGTCGAGCAGGCGTTGCAGAGTGTCGGGCTCGATGGTTTTGGGGACAGCTATCCGTGGCAGCTCTCCGGCGGCATGCAGCAGCGGGTGGCAATCGCCCGTGCCCTCGCCTACCGCCCCGAGTTCCTCATCATGGACGAGCCCTTCGCCTCCGTCGACGCGCAGACCCGCGCCGACCTTGAAGACCTCATCCTCCGGGTCCGGCAGAGCGCGGGCGTCACCATCGTTCTCGTGACCCACGACATCGATGAGGCCGTCTACCTCGCCGACCGCGTCGTCGTCGTGTCAAACCGGCCGACAGTCGTAATGGACGTGATCGACATCGATCTGCCGCATCCGCGCAGCCAGGTCACGACGAAGGGTCTGCCACGATTCGGAGAGCTCCGCACCAAGGTGGCGAAGCTCATCACGCAAGCCAGCGCAGATGCGGCAGCAGCGCAAGCAGAGGCGGCGGCAGCGCAAGCGGAGGCGAAGGCTTGACCCGGCGGTCGACACCGGTATGTTGAAAGCGAACGCGAAGGATAGGCAGTTGACCACCGAGCAGGCTCTCTCCCGAACCACTCCGCGGCCGCTCTCCGGAGCAGAGCTCCTCCTCCGGGGCCTCATCGACCGGGGCGTAGACACGATTTACATCAATCCAGGTACCGATACCGCGCCGCTTGCCCGCGCGATCGAGATTGCACTCTCCGAGGCGCGCCCTGCTCCTCGGCTTGTCCTGTGCCCGCACGAGACGGTCGCACTCGCTGCCGCCCACGCACATTTCGCGGTGACCGGCCAGGTGTCTGCCGTCTTCGTCCACGTCGACGTCGGCACGCAGAATCTCGGCGCGATGGTGCACAACGCGGCCCGGGCGGGGGCAGGCGTCATCATCATGGCTGGCCTCACCCCCTACGACGAGTACGGCACCGTCCATGGCGGACGCGACCACATCGTCCACTGGATGCAGGACGCACCCGACCAAGCCGGCATCGTCCGGCAGTACGTGAAGGCCACGTTCAATCCCTCCCACGCCAGCCTCGTCCATAAGACCGTGCAGCGGGCGATCGACATCGCCGCGGCAGCCCCGTCCGGGCCGGTTTACCTGACGTTCGGGCGTGAGATGCTCATCGAGACGGCACCGGAGCCCGAGGCCCCGCGGCTGGGCTCATTGTTCAGCTCCGGCCCGAGCTCGGAGGCAACCGCGGCGAGCCTTCGGGAGATCCGGGCGAGCAAGCACCCCGTGCTCGTCACATCCCGGGTGGGGCAGGACCCCGAAGCGGTCGCACCGTTCACCCGGCTCGCGGAGCTCATCGGTGCGACCGTCATCGATCCGCTCAAGGAACGGATGAACTTCCCCCCGACGCACCCGCTCGCCGCGACCAACGTCGCGGCCGCCTGGGCGGAGGCCGACCTCGCCATAGTCCTCGATGCGCCCGTACCCTGGATCCTGGGGAAGGAAGGCCCCCGGCGGGACTGCCGGATACTCCTCATCGACACCGATCCGCTCCACGTCGCGATGCCGAACTGGGCGTTCCCGGCGGATGTACGCGTCGCCAGCTCGCCGCGCGTCTGGCTCGAGACGATAGTCGCGCGACTCGAATCGGAGGGTGCGAGGCCCGTCCCGCTCGGGCGGCCGCCTTTGGTGCCCAAACGCCCGACCCCCGGCGCATCGCTCACGGCGGAGGACGTCCTTGCCGTTCTCGCCGACCACATCACGGCGGAGGATCGGCTCATCGAGGAGTCGACGACGTCGGCGGGCTTTGTCCGCCAGTGGCTCCCGCGGACAGTGCCGGGCACCTTGTTCCGCGCCGGCGGTGCCGGGCTCGGCTGGGCCCTCGGCGCGTTGCTCGGGACGATGGCCGCAGAGCCGGAGCGGCCGACTTTCGTCGTCGTCGGCGATGGCTCGTTCATATTCAGTGCACCGGTTGCGGCGCTGACCGCGCTGCGGCGCGAGCGCGTCGACGGTCTCATCGTGGTACTCCAGAACGGTGGCTACGCGGCGAGCAGTCAGCCCGTCCACGACCTCTTTCCCGACGCCGAGCGGCCCCAGCCGCCAGCGACTGCCTTCCTCG is a window encoding:
- a CDS encoding ABC transporter ATP-binding protein; this translates as MLSVERLQKTYSTGGKPLEVLRDVSFTVKEGEFVTVVGPSGAGKTTLLRCMAGLLPPSGGKVTLTDTGRVIDSPPKEIACVFQDYSRSLMPWYKVSRNVALPLANTIKDRDERRQAVEQALQSVGLDGFGDSYPWQLSGGMQQRVAIARALAYRPEFLIMDEPFASVDAQTRADLEDLILRVRQSAGVTIVLVTHDIDEAVYLADRVVVVSNRPTVVMDVIDIDLPHPRSQVTTKGLPRFGELRTKVAKLITQASADAAAAQAEAAAAQAEAKA
- a CDS encoding thiamine pyrophosphate-binding protein → MTTEQALSRTTPRPLSGAELLLRGLIDRGVDTIYINPGTDTAPLARAIEIALSEARPAPRLVLCPHETVALAAAHAHFAVTGQVSAVFVHVDVGTQNLGAMVHNAARAGAGVIIMAGLTPYDEYGTVHGGRDHIVHWMQDAPDQAGIVRQYVKATFNPSHASLVHKTVQRAIDIAAAAPSGPVYLTFGREMLIETAPEPEAPRLGSLFSSGPSSEATAASLREIRASKHPVLVTSRVGQDPEAVAPFTRLAELIGATVIDPLKERMNFPPTHPLAATNVAAAWAEADLAIVLDAPVPWILGKEGPRRDCRILLIDTDPLHVAMPNWAFPADVRVASSPRVWLETIVARLESEGARPVPLGRPPLVPKRPTPGASLTAEDVLAVLADHITAEDRLIEESTTSAGFVRQWLPRTVPGTLFRAGGAGLGWALGALLGTMAAEPERPTFVVVGDGSFIFSAPVAALTALRRERVDGLIVVLQNGGYAASSQPVHDLFPDAERPQPPATAFLAEVDIAGIAAACGATGFTVSSPEDLADGIKRAVAAWRQGGLVVLAARISSPWIKPADY